Proteins from one Paenibacillus sp. genomic window:
- a CDS encoding GntR family transcriptional regulator: MKPKYQLIIEDIKRHILSGTYKVGDKIPSEFALQESYNVSRQTVRKAILDLSNEGFLRSERGSGTYVSSQYRSRTGSKATNKTIGVITTYISDYIFPSIIRGIESRLNEDNYSLLLASTNNDIAQERKALEMMLSYGVDGLIVEPTRSNVYNPNIAYYLSFKEQELPFVMINAYYEALEVPFFCLDDVQSSYLATRELISKGHTQIGIVAKMDDLQGKFRMKGFIKALGEAKLRFQQEHVLSFDTDTKPNLSANLEAYLSDNRDELTALVCYNDEVGLEVVNVCRKLGISIPDDLSIVGQDNSYIAKNANIQLTTLTHPQEQMGRDAADWIIKNLQGRKDLPASTYYQPVLIEGETVKVIELE, translated from the coding sequence ATGAAGCCAAAGTACCAGCTCATTATTGAAGATATCAAGAGACATATCCTCTCTGGAACATACAAGGTTGGCGACAAAATCCCTTCGGAGTTCGCTTTGCAGGAAAGCTATAATGTTAGCCGGCAGACGGTTCGGAAAGCCATTCTGGACTTATCCAACGAAGGGTTCCTGCGAAGCGAGCGGGGATCCGGCACGTATGTCAGCAGCCAATATCGTTCCAGAACGGGATCCAAGGCCACGAATAAGACGATCGGCGTCATCACGACCTATATCTCGGATTACATCTTCCCCTCCATCATCCGCGGCATCGAAAGCCGATTAAACGAAGATAATTATTCCTTGCTGTTAGCCAGCACGAATAACGATATCGCCCAGGAAAGAAAAGCGTTGGAAATGATGCTGTCCTACGGCGTGGACGGACTGATTGTAGAGCCCACCCGAAGCAATGTATACAACCCCAATATCGCTTACTATCTGTCTTTCAAGGAGCAGGAGCTTCCTTTCGTCATGATCAATGCTTATTACGAAGCGTTGGAAGTTCCGTTCTTCTGTCTGGATGACGTGCAATCCAGCTATCTCGCGACCCGGGAGCTCATTAGCAAAGGACACACCCAGATCGGCATCGTCGCGAAAATGGATGATTTGCAAGGGAAATTCCGAATGAAGGGGTTTATTAAAGCTCTCGGGGAAGCCAAATTGCGGTTCCAGCAAGAGCACGTTCTCTCGTTCGATACGGATACGAAACCGAACCTGTCCGCGAACTTGGAAGCGTATCTGAGCGACAATCGGGACGAACTGACCGCGCTTGTCTGTTACAACGACGAGGTAGGTTTGGAAGTCGTGAACGTCTGCAGAAAACTAGGAATTTCCATTCCGGACGATCTCTCCATCGTCGGTCAGGACAATTCCTATATCGCCAAGAACGCGAATATTCAGCTCACGACGTTGACGCACCCCCAAGAACAAATGGGACGCGACGCGGCGGACTGGATCATTAAGAATCTGCAAGGCAGGAAGGATTTGCCCGCAAGTACCTACTACCAGCCCGTACTCATTGAAGGAGAAACCGTAAAAGTGATCGAACTGGAATGA
- a CDS encoding SRPBCC family protein, whose translation MGANHPTKVTVQTVIQAPVEKVWKYWTEPEHIMKWCQASEEWHAPKAENDLRVGGKFMTRMEAKDGSMGFDFSGVYDVVKPHEEIAYTMEDERKVEIIFMNEGDRTKVVETFDAESSNPVEMQQAGWQAIMDSFKKYTEQA comes from the coding sequence ATGGGAGCAAACCATCCAACGAAAGTAACCGTACAAACCGTCATTCAAGCGCCGGTAGAGAAAGTATGGAAATATTGGACCGAGCCGGAGCACATCATGAAGTGGTGTCAAGCTTCGGAGGAGTGGCATGCGCCGAAAGCGGAGAATGATTTGCGGGTCGGCGGCAAGTTCATGACGAGGATGGAAGCGAAAGACGGCAGCATGGGTTTTGACTTCTCGGGAGTTTACGACGTTGTAAAGCCGCATGAGGAAATTGCGTACACGATGGAAGACGAAAGGAAAGTCGAAATTATCTTCATGAATGAAGGCGACCGTACGAAGGTCGTGGAAACGTTCGACGCCGAAAGCTCCAACCCCGTCGAAATGCAGCAGGCAGGCTGGCAAGCGATTATGGACAGTTTCAAAAAATATACGGAACAAGCATAA
- a CDS encoding alcohol dehydrogenase catalytic domain-containing protein, protein MTNLPETMKAVVVYGPRDYRVEEVARPKARKEEVIIKVEACGICGSDMKAFQGGAMYWGGEDPWLKAPVIAGHEFYGVVVELGEGAADKFGVAIGDRVTADQINPCRKCRFCLEGKYWMCQVHNIYGFQKDVAEGAMAEYMRFSSTSNIYKISDGVTADEASLIEPMACAVHAVQRAGIEFEDVVVMAGAGTLGLCMIQLIKLKTPKKLVVIDLNEKRLELAKTFGADITINPTKEDALKIVNDLTDGYGCDVYIEATGSPKGVTQGLQMIRKLGRFVEFSVFGQEVTTDWSVIGDKKEIDLRGSHLGPYTYPVAIDLFERKLITAEGIITHRFGLEDFAKAMETAQGPDAIKVSLIPHLNR, encoded by the coding sequence ATGACGAATTTACCGGAAACAATGAAGGCAGTTGTAGTGTACGGTCCGAGAGATTACAGGGTGGAAGAAGTAGCTCGTCCGAAGGCGAGAAAGGAAGAAGTCATCATCAAAGTAGAAGCTTGCGGGATCTGCGGCAGCGATATGAAGGCTTTCCAGGGCGGAGCGATGTACTGGGGAGGAGAAGATCCATGGTTGAAGGCGCCCGTCATTGCCGGGCATGAGTTCTATGGAGTCGTAGTGGAATTAGGCGAAGGCGCTGCCGACAAGTTCGGGGTAGCGATCGGCGATCGCGTCACGGCCGACCAAATCAATCCATGCAGAAAGTGCAGGTTTTGCTTGGAAGGCAAGTACTGGATGTGCCAAGTCCACAATATTTACGGGTTCCAGAAGGATGTTGCGGAAGGGGCCATGGCGGAATACATGCGGTTCAGCAGCACATCCAATATTTATAAAATTTCGGACGGGGTAACGGCAGACGAAGCTAGTTTGATCGAACCGATGGCGTGCGCCGTGCATGCCGTTCAGCGGGCAGGCATCGAATTCGAAGATGTCGTCGTGATGGCGGGAGCGGGCACCTTAGGGCTTTGCATGATCCAACTCATTAAACTGAAGACGCCTAAGAAATTAGTGGTCATCGATCTGAACGAAAAGCGGTTGGAACTCGCCAAAACGTTCGGCGCGGACATTACGATCAATCCGACGAAGGAAGACGCGCTCAAAATCGTCAATGATTTAACGGACGGTTACGGCTGCGACGTATACATCGAAGCCACGGGTTCGCCGAAAGGGGTTACGCAAGGGCTTCAAATGATTAGAAAATTAGGCAGATTCGTAGAGTTCAGCGTCTTCGGACAAGAGGTTACGACGGATTGGAGCGTCATCGGGGATAAGAAGGAAATCGACCTGCGCGGCTCGCACTTAGGTCCGTATACGTATCCGGTGGCCATCGATTTGTTCGAGCGAAAGTTAATTACGGCGGAGGGAATCATTACGCATCGCTTCGGATTGGAGGATTTCGCGAAAGCCATGGAGACGGCTCAAGGACCGGACGCCATCAAAGTTTCGTTAATCCCTCATTTGAACCGATGA
- the araA gene encoding L-arabinose isomerase — translation MALTAAKQFWFVVGSQHLYGEEALAEVKAHAQTMTDALNNSGVLPYPIVLQDLAVSADTITSIMKEVNYRDEVAGVITWMHTFSPAKMWIRGTKLLQKPLLHLATQFNESIPWATIDMDFMNLNQAAHGDREYGFINARLKKQNKIVVGYWERPEVQRQIADWMDVAVAYNESFNIKVARFGDNMRNVGVTEGDKVEAQIQFGWTVDYYGIGDLVQYVNAVTEQEIDDLMAQYAELYEFDYGTYSKEAWEAAVRIQASYEIAIKRFLDERGYNAFTTNFEDLHGMKQLPGLAVQRLMAQGYGFAGEGDWKTAALDRLLKVMSRNQNTGFMEDYTYEMAAGQEAILQSHMLEVDPSLAGSKPRIVVSPLGIGDREDPARLVFDGKAGDGVVVSMADFGTHYKLLINEVTAFEPTVPAPNLPVARVLWTVKPNFQDGVKAWIENGGGHHTVVSLNLTTDQIVTYAKLVNLEYVVIK, via the coding sequence TTGGCATTAACAGCAGCGAAACAGTTCTGGTTTGTCGTAGGCTCGCAGCATTTGTACGGGGAAGAGGCGCTGGCCGAAGTAAAAGCTCACGCGCAAACGATGACGGATGCCTTGAATAATAGCGGCGTGCTCCCATATCCGATCGTCCTGCAGGATTTGGCTGTCAGCGCGGATACCATTACAAGCATCATGAAAGAAGTCAACTACCGCGACGAGGTGGCGGGCGTCATTACGTGGATGCATACGTTCTCGCCTGCGAAAATGTGGATTCGCGGTACGAAGCTGCTCCAGAAGCCTCTGCTTCACTTGGCGACCCAGTTCAATGAAAGCATTCCTTGGGCGACGATCGACATGGACTTCATGAACCTGAATCAGGCGGCTCACGGCGACCGCGAATACGGCTTTATCAATGCCCGTCTGAAGAAACAAAATAAAATTGTTGTAGGCTACTGGGAGCGCCCGGAAGTGCAGCGGCAGATTGCGGACTGGATGGACGTAGCAGTCGCTTATAACGAAAGCTTTAATATCAAAGTCGCTCGTTTCGGCGACAACATGCGCAATGTCGGCGTAACGGAAGGCGACAAGGTCGAGGCGCAAATTCAATTCGGCTGGACTGTGGACTACTACGGCATCGGCGACCTCGTGCAATACGTGAACGCCGTTACGGAGCAGGAAATCGATGACTTGATGGCTCAATATGCAGAGCTCTACGAATTCGATTACGGCACGTACAGCAAGGAAGCTTGGGAAGCGGCCGTCAGAATCCAAGCGAGCTACGAAATCGCGATCAAACGTTTCTTGGACGAAAGAGGCTATAACGCCTTCACGACGAACTTCGAAGATCTGCATGGCATGAAACAGCTTCCGGGTCTTGCCGTCCAGCGTCTGATGGCGCAGGGCTACGGCTTCGCCGGCGAAGGCGACTGGAAGACTGCGGCGCTCGATCGCTTGCTGAAGGTCATGAGCCGCAATCAAAACACCGGCTTTATGGAAGATTACACATACGAGATGGCGGCCGGTCAAGAAGCGATCCTGCAATCCCATATGTTAGAGGTCGATCCGTCCCTTGCAGGCAGCAAACCGAGAATCGTCGTTTCGCCGCTCGGCATCGGCGACCGCGAAGATCCGGCGCGTCTCGTATTCGACGGCAAGGCCGGCGATGGCGTCGTCGTATCCATGGCGGACTTCGGCACTCATTATAAATTGCTGATCAATGAGGTTACCGCATTCGAGCCGACGGTACCGGCACCGAACCTTCCGGTAGCGCGCGTCTTATGGACGGTGAAGCCGAACTTCCAAGATGGCGTGAAGGCTTGGATCGAGAATGGCGGCGGTCACCATACTGTTGTATCGCTGAACTTAACGACAGACCAAATCGTCACCTACGCGAAGCTTGTTAACTTGGAATACGTCGTCATCAAGTAA
- a CDS encoding ABC transporter permease, which translates to MNGTKFETTSAGVIGQRRYADRVKGLFEHPEMLTFIGFLFIFIFMSIINNDFLEASNILNIIRQVSINGILAVGMTFVILTGGIDLSVGSVMAFTGTIMAGMMLNYSMPPVLAVCIGIALGALLGYISGSLTAHVRIPAIIVTLAMMEVARGLALLYTGGYPLSGLPEAFNFIGRGYFLGIPMPAIIMFVVFIIAYIILNHLPFGRYIYAIGGNEEAVRLSGIKVKKYKTLVYLISGITASISGLIMTSRLSSGQPMAGEGYELDAIAAVVLGGTSIAGGRGHIFGTLLGALLMGVLSNGLNLMGVSPFVQRVLKGIIIVAAIYYSSSRQKD; encoded by the coding sequence GTGAACGGTACGAAATTCGAAACAACGAGCGCGGGCGTCATCGGCCAAAGACGGTACGCCGACCGGGTGAAGGGACTTTTCGAACATCCGGAAATGTTAACGTTCATAGGCTTTTTGTTCATCTTTATTTTTATGTCCATCATCAACAACGACTTTCTAGAAGCATCCAATATTTTAAATATTATCAGGCAAGTCTCCATCAATGGAATTTTGGCTGTAGGGATGACTTTCGTGATTTTAACCGGCGGCATCGATTTGTCGGTGGGCTCGGTCATGGCCTTCACGGGCACCATTATGGCGGGGATGATGCTGAATTATTCCATGCCGCCTGTGTTAGCGGTTTGCATCGGTATCGCATTAGGAGCGTTGCTAGGCTACATCAGCGGTTCCTTAACGGCTCATGTTCGGATCCCGGCCATTATCGTCACCTTGGCGATGATGGAAGTCGCGCGGGGCTTGGCTTTGTTGTACACGGGAGGCTATCCGCTTTCCGGTCTGCCGGAAGCTTTCAACTTCATCGGAAGAGGATATTTTCTTGGAATTCCGATGCCCGCCATTATTATGTTTGTAGTCTTTATCATTGCTTATATCATTTTGAACCATTTGCCGTTCGGGCGATATATTTACGCGATCGGCGGGAACGAAGAAGCCGTACGCTTATCGGGGATCAAAGTAAAAAAGTATAAGACGTTGGTTTATCTCATTAGCGGAATCACAGCAAGCATCAGCGGTTTAATTATGACGTCCAGGCTTTCGTCCGGGCAACCGATGGCGGGCGAAGGATACGAACTCGATGCCATTGCGGCGGTGGTGCTGGGCGGAACGAGTATTGCCGGCGGCCGGGGACATATCTTTGGAACGTTGTTGGGGGCATTGCTAATGGGCGTGTTAAGCAATGGCTTAAACCTGATGGGAGTCTCCCCGTTTGTTCAAAGAGTGTTGAAAGGCATCATTATCGTTGCGGCCATTTATTACAGCAGTTCGCGTCAAAAGGATTAA
- a CDS encoding FGGY-family carbohydrate kinase, which produces MNHVDLREAITKGETSLGIEFGSTRIKAVLIDRRFETIASGSYEWENLLKDGYWTYNQEDIITGLQTAYREMKREVEREYGVPLRTVGSIGFSGMMHGYMAFDSAGTLLVPFRTWRNATTGAAARELTHLFRFNIPERWSIAHLYQAILNQEEHVPRIDYVTTLAGYIHWLLTGKKVIGIGDASGIFPIDESTHTYHPTMVKQFDEHIAARGYPWKLEQVLPEVLLAGEQAGELTAEGAAILDPAGDLQSGIPLCPPEGDAGTGMVATNSVRKRTGNISVGTSIFAMIVLEKELSKVYPEIDMVTTPNGSPVGMVHANNCSSDLNAWMGLFREFSEAMGYGVDSGKLYSVLLNKALEGDPDGGGLLSYGYLSGENITGIDQGRPLFVRSPESNFNLANFMRTHIFTAFGALKLGMDILTENEQVAIDTILAHGGLFKTPVVGQKMLAAALNVPISVMSTAGEGGAWGMALLASYLINKGPEEQLEDFLEQKVFKDAEGQEIAPDRTDVEGFQAFIQRYQAGLPIEQAAVDHLLQNWRK; this is translated from the coding sequence ATGAACCATGTGGACTTGAGAGAAGCGATCACCAAGGGGGAAACTTCGCTTGGTATCGAGTTCGGATCTACGCGGATTAAAGCGGTGCTGATCGATCGTCGTTTCGAGACCATCGCATCAGGCAGCTATGAATGGGAAAATCTGTTGAAAGACGGATATTGGACGTACAACCAAGAGGATATTATCACAGGCCTCCAAACCGCTTACCGCGAAATGAAGCGGGAAGTGGAGCGGGAATATGGCGTTCCCTTGCGGACCGTCGGTTCGATCGGGTTTTCCGGCATGATGCACGGCTATATGGCATTCGATAGCGCAGGTACATTGCTTGTGCCGTTTCGGACTTGGCGCAATGCGACGACCGGAGCGGCGGCTAGGGAACTGACGCACTTGTTCCGATTCAATATCCCCGAGCGCTGGAGTATCGCGCACTTATACCAAGCGATATTAAACCAAGAGGAGCATGTGCCGCGCATTGATTATGTAACGACGTTAGCGGGGTATATTCACTGGCTGCTGACCGGCAAGAAAGTGATCGGCATCGGCGATGCTTCCGGCATCTTCCCTATAGATGAGTCAACCCATACTTACCATCCGACGATGGTCAAGCAATTCGATGAACACATCGCGGCCCGAGGCTACCCATGGAAGCTTGAGCAGGTACTGCCCGAAGTGCTTCTCGCAGGCGAGCAAGCCGGGGAACTTACGGCAGAGGGGGCCGCCATTCTGGACCCGGCCGGAGATCTGCAGTCCGGCATCCCGCTCTGTCCTCCTGAGGGCGATGCCGGAACAGGCATGGTTGCGACGAATAGCGTCAGGAAGCGTACAGGCAACATTTCGGTGGGGACTTCCATATTTGCAATGATCGTGTTGGAGAAAGAATTATCCAAGGTTTACCCCGAAATCGATATGGTCACGACGCCGAACGGCAGTCCGGTCGGCATGGTGCATGCCAACAACTGCTCCAGCGATCTTAATGCTTGGATGGGTTTGTTCCGTGAATTTTCCGAAGCTATGGGATACGGCGTAGATTCCGGCAAATTGTACAGCGTGCTGCTGAATAAAGCATTGGAAGGCGACCCGGACGGCGGCGGATTGCTTAGCTACGGCTATCTCTCCGGCGAGAATATTACGGGGATCGACCAAGGCAGGCCTTTGTTCGTTCGTTCGCCCGAAAGCAACTTTAATCTAGCGAATTTCATGCGAACGCACATCTTTACCGCTTTCGGGGCATTGAAGCTCGGCATGGACATTTTGACCGAAAACGAACAGGTGGCCATCGACACCATCTTGGCCCATGGCGGCCTCTTCAAAACCCCTGTCGTCGGACAAAAAATGTTAGCCGCAGCGCTGAACGTGCCGATCTCGGTCATGTCGACGGCCGGCGAAGGCGGTGCATGGGGGATGGCGCTTCTGGCTTCTTACTTGATCAACAAGGGGCCGGAGGAGCAGCTGGAGGACTTCCTTGAGCAGAAGGTCTTTAAAGATGCCGAAGGGCAGGAGATTGCTCCGGATCGAACGGATGTCGAAGGCTTCCAAGCGTTCATCCAACGATACCAAGCAGGGCTTCCCATTGAACAGGCAGCTGTAGACCATTTATTACAGAATTGGAGGAAATGA
- a CDS encoding AraC family transcriptional regulator, translating into MDHYEIIERSLLRIESSLDQPLSLDSMADSFNMSKFYFHRLFSAMMGCSLNSYIRSRRLNASLPLLRSGRLSITDIAYQLNFGTPSSFTRAFKDHYGIAPSSLKEQEIHISQTPVPPVVRRPIKNINGDIVADFTLTEFQSTKMSGIAFEVDLAADDYKTKIRSHAQELLKEIDTTVHGPCYVVYSNCQPDSTQFKVLFGIPYDVRIDKPFYFTVDVPQLFCAKFKYFGDLLDIGDVLKTDYARFLKISRQEPEDSHIELIQAFDDVHHLESTYHIYAPVKKLSLDSDDE; encoded by the coding sequence ATGGACCATTACGAAATCATCGAGCGTTCTTTACTCCGCATTGAGAGCAGCTTAGACCAGCCTTTATCGTTGGATTCGATGGCCGACTCCTTCAACATGTCCAAATTTTACTTCCACAGACTGTTTTCCGCCATGATGGGTTGTTCGCTAAACAGCTACATCCGATCCAGAAGGTTGAACGCTTCCCTCCCGCTCCTTCGAAGCGGGCGTTTGTCCATAACCGATATCGCCTATCAGCTAAACTTCGGGACTCCTTCGTCGTTTACCCGCGCTTTCAAAGACCACTACGGTATCGCGCCAAGCTCCCTCAAAGAACAAGAAATACATATTTCCCAGACTCCCGTGCCTCCCGTGGTTAGAAGGCCTATTAAGAACATCAATGGCGATATCGTGGCCGACTTCACCTTAACAGAATTCCAATCGACCAAGATGAGCGGCATCGCCTTCGAAGTGGACCTGGCCGCGGATGATTATAAGACGAAGATCCGCTCACATGCCCAGGAGCTGTTGAAAGAAATCGATACCACCGTACATGGTCCATGTTATGTGGTGTATTCCAATTGCCAGCCCGACTCAACGCAATTTAAGGTCTTGTTCGGAATCCCTTATGACGTTCGGATCGATAAACCTTTTTATTTTACGGTCGATGTCCCCCAACTCTTCTGCGCCAAATTCAAATACTTCGGCGATCTCTTGGATATAGGCGATGTTCTCAAGACGGATTACGCAAGATTCCTGAAGATTTCCAGGCAGGAACCCGAAGATTCGCATATCGAACTTATACAAGCCTTCGATGATGTTCATCATCTCGAATCGACCTACCACATCTATGCCCCCGTGAAAAAACTGTCTTTGGATTCGGATGACGAATAA
- a CDS encoding sigma-70 family RNA polymerase sigma factor — protein sequence MNETAAELQLFENLKPELTSFCYRMLGSIDDADDAVQETFIRVWQRWDTFRQESSYKTWVYRIASNVCLDKLRQAKRRIRPVDRFEPAESIVEPREMLPDSSWIWPAPDVSDNPEDIFIRKDTLHLCFITLLQTLPPRQRAVLILKDVFEWSSKQIAETLGMSPAAVNSALQRARETMDREKHRSEEFSRMNAEPDRELLSRYVEAFEQFDLDALVALFHEEGQMSMPPFPMWVRGKDDLFKFFSLTRWHCEGSRFLPVTANGGYPAFAQYVPSPEEPYLVPWGIHIVETREEKVFHVQNFINAKLFSRFGLPERLDR from the coding sequence ATGAACGAAACCGCAGCAGAGCTTCAGTTATTTGAGAACTTAAAGCCAGAATTGACATCGTTCTGTTATAGAATGCTTGGATCGATCGACGACGCGGATGATGCCGTTCAGGAAACCTTTATTCGCGTTTGGCAAAGGTGGGACACGTTCAGGCAGGAGTCCTCCTACAAAACATGGGTTTACCGCATTGCATCCAACGTATGTTTGGACAAGCTAAGACAGGCCAAACGCCGCATACGTCCCGTCGACCGATTCGAACCGGCGGAATCCATCGTCGAACCCCGCGAAATGCTTCCCGATTCATCTTGGATTTGGCCCGCCCCCGACGTTTCGGATAATCCGGAAGATATCTTTATTCGCAAAGATACCCTCCATCTCTGTTTTATTACCTTGTTGCAAACGCTGCCTCCTCGTCAACGCGCGGTTCTTATTTTGAAGGATGTATTCGAATGGTCTTCCAAACAGATCGCCGAAACGTTAGGCATGTCGCCGGCGGCGGTGAACAGCGCCTTGCAAAGAGCCCGAGAAACGATGGACCGGGAGAAGCATCGTTCCGAAGAGTTCAGCAGGATGAATGCCGAACCGGATCGCGAGCTGCTGTCGCGGTATGTGGAAGCCTTCGAACAATTCGATCTCGATGCGCTCGTAGCGTTGTTTCATGAAGAAGGCCAGATGTCTATGCCGCCGTTCCCGATGTGGGTGCGCGGCAAGGACGATTTGTTCAAGTTTTTCTCGCTTACGCGATGGCATTGCGAGGGGTCGCGGTTTTTGCCGGTTACGGCGAATGGCGGTTATCCGGCTTTTGCGCAGTATGTGCCAAGCCCTGAAGAGCCGTATTTGGTGCCGTGGGGGATTCATATCGTCGAAACAAGAGAAGAGAAAGTATTCCATGTTCAAAATTTCATTAACGCAAAATTATTTTCCCGATTTGGGCTCCCAGAGCGATTAGACCGATGA
- a CDS encoding L-ribulose-5-phosphate 4-epimerase, with the protein MLEQLKEEVYQANLDLPKHGLVKFTWGNASGIDRDSGLFVIKPSGVSYEKMKPSDMVVVDLDGKVVEGDMRPSSDTATHAVLYKHFPQIGGIVHTHSTWATIWAQAGLDVPVMGTTHADTFYGAVPCARFLTQEEVDRGYEAETGRVIIETFEKRGLDVMAIPAVLLQGHAPFTWGKDVKKAVEHSVVLEEVCKLNLYARQLNHFAKELPQGILDKHYLRKHGKDAYYGQK; encoded by the coding sequence TTGTTAGAGCAGTTGAAGGAAGAGGTTTATCAAGCGAATTTGGATTTGCCGAAGCATGGACTCGTGAAGTTCACTTGGGGCAATGCAAGCGGCATCGATCGGGACAGCGGTTTGTTCGTGATCAAACCGAGCGGGGTCAGCTACGAGAAGATGAAGCCGAGCGACATGGTCGTTGTAGATCTCGACGGCAAGGTCGTCGAAGGCGACATGAGACCTTCCTCCGATACCGCGACTCACGCCGTATTGTATAAGCATTTCCCGCAAATCGGCGGCATCGTGCATACGCACTCGACCTGGGCGACGATCTGGGCGCAAGCGGGACTGGATGTGCCTGTCATGGGAACGACGCATGCGGACACGTTCTATGGCGCCGTGCCTTGCGCACGGTTCTTAACCCAAGAAGAGGTTGACCGCGGGTACGAGGCGGAGACGGGCCGCGTCATTATCGAAACGTTCGAAAAGCGCGGATTGGATGTCATGGCGATCCCGGCCGTCCTGCTGCAGGGGCATGCGCCTTTCACTTGGGGGAAAGACGTGAAGAAGGCGGTCGAGCACAGCGTCGTGCTGGAGGAAGTGTGCAAGTTGAATCTGTATGCGCGGCAATTGAACCACTTCGCTAAAGAACTGCCTCAAGGCATTCTGGATAAGCACTACCTTCGGAAGCACGGGAAAGATGCCTATTACGGGCAGAAGTAA
- a CDS encoding sugar ABC transporter ATP-binding protein produces MGNVLEIQRITKKFPGVVALNNVSFGIKKGEVHALVGENGAGKSTLMKILSGVYQPTSGKILLDGKEVTFRDPKEAQNMGISIIHQEFSLIPYLSGVDNIFLGRELTRRGGLLHKAKMRAQADAVLRRLNADIRLDKPVASLSVANQQFIEIAKAVSIETKVLIFDEPTASLTGKEITKLFELIDTLKQSGVTIIYISHHLEEILEICDTLTCLRDGEFVGTRNVRELTKQDIVKMMVGREIENAYPVRPAGGAKDETVVLEVRKLSNAQLKDVSFSLRKGEILGVAGLVGSGRTETARALIGADQASEKEVYVGGKKADIQSPTDALAHGICLIPESRKTQGLILDMTVKNNISLPMIKELTHFLGLINHNKEESVADQSIKDLLIKTPGSNQKVKHLSGGNQQKVVLAKWLNTGCHIFIFDEPTRGIDIGAKEEIYKLMRQLADRGNSIIMISSELPEVLGMSDRILVMHKGKIMAELSGGTVTEEEVMMYATGGEGQ; encoded by the coding sequence ATGGGGAATGTACTTGAGATTCAACGGATAACGAAGAAATTCCCTGGCGTCGTAGCACTAAACAATGTAAGCTTCGGCATCAAAAAAGGAGAAGTTCATGCCTTAGTAGGCGAAAATGGAGCGGGGAAATCCACGCTAATGAAGATTTTGTCGGGCGTATATCAACCTACTTCCGGGAAAATTTTGTTGGACGGCAAAGAAGTAACCTTCAGAGACCCGAAGGAAGCGCAGAACATGGGGATCAGCATTATTCACCAGGAGTTTAGCCTGATTCCCTATTTAAGCGGCGTGGATAATATTTTCCTGGGACGCGAGCTGACGAGGAGAGGCGGCCTGTTGCATAAGGCAAAGATGAGAGCCCAGGCCGATGCCGTCTTGCGAAGGCTCAATGCGGACATCCGTCTGGATAAACCGGTTGCCAGCTTAAGTGTGGCGAACCAACAGTTTATCGAAATCGCCAAAGCCGTCTCCATCGAAACGAAGGTTCTAATCTTCGATGAACCGACGGCAAGCTTAACAGGCAAAGAGATCACCAAGCTGTTCGAGCTCATCGATACCTTGAAACAAAGCGGCGTAACCATCATCTATATCTCCCACCACTTGGAGGAGATATTGGAAATATGCGATACGCTCACGTGCTTAAGGGACGGGGAGTTTGTCGGGACCAGAAATGTCCGCGAGCTGACCAAGCAAGATATCGTCAAAATGATGGTCGGGAGAGAGATCGAGAATGCTTATCCGGTGCGTCCCGCCGGTGGCGCGAAAGATGAGACGGTCGTCTTGGAAGTGAGGAAACTGAGCAACGCTCAGTTGAAAGACGTAAGCTTCTCGTTACGAAAGGGAGAAATTTTGGGCGTTGCCGGACTCGTAGGCTCGGGAAGAACGGAAACGGCAAGAGCATTGATCGGCGCCGATCAGGCGTCCGAGAAAGAAGTGTACGTGGGCGGCAAGAAGGCGGACATTCAATCTCCTACGGATGCTTTGGCTCACGGGATCTGTCTCATTCCCGAGAGCCGCAAAACCCAAGGATTAATTTTGGATATGACCGTGAAGAACAATATTTCCTTGCCGATGATCAAGGAACTGACGCACTTCCTAGGTCTTATCAATCATAACAAAGAGGAATCCGTAGCGGATCAATCGATCAAGGATTTGTTGATCAAGACGCCAGGCAGCAATCAAAAGGTGAAGCATTTAAGCGGCGGCAATCAGCAGAAGGTGGTTCTAGCCAAATGGCTGAACACGGGGTGCCATATCTTCATTTTCGACGAGCCTACGAGAGGGATCGATATAGGCGCCAAGGAAGAAATATATAAGCTGATGCGGCAGCTGGCCGATCGAGGAAACTCGATCATCATGATCTCTTCCGAGCTGCCTGAGGTGCTAGGTATGAGCGACCGGATCCTAGTGATGCATAAAGGGAAGATCATGGCGGAGCTATCGGGCGGGACCGTGACCGAAGAAGAAGTCATGATGTATGCAACAGGGGGGGAAGGACAGTGA